From the genome of Spodoptera frugiperda isolate SF20-4 chromosome 23, AGI-APGP_CSIRO_Sfru_2.0, whole genome shotgun sequence, one region includes:
- the LOC118267144 gene encoding pro-cathepsin H yields MMAKYVWLLLGLVVVTQALSVKKAKAVKGEEDLQWPSQYTLQAKRMSLTDNVIEDYTIWRTSKQSRIDYNNGYVKSFVKSKTKDFRYGVKFEIHPEATLEQDVDNVCNAMSGSRYRRMSPETILPDVDGFEPEVDEIMNDKECTKFVYDHKDENTDVRSTLWATYDEADEAWVPVRYEVLEFNSWLGSKDKHEIWDFYDYSKDFSFRSVFDTEDYGCSSPEEHTLDSEGVTKRLLFLDSENGEHVDHAFKSFIGTHDRKYDADEHAMRKNIFKKSMRQVIQHNRQNKGYKLAINQFADKTPEEMTRYMGLLKRPEGKSGNVPFPYTEEKLNELSEDVPKEYDTRLLGLVSHVKNQEDCGSCWTFGTTAAVEGALARINGGKLMALANQALVDCVWAFGAAGCDGGTDNAAYEWMMEYGLPTEAEYGPYTNKDGECNIINMTRTFPIKGYVDVTPLSVGALKVALVNHGPLSVSVHVTDTFSKYSSGIFYDTECNQLHLNHEVTLVGYGERDGDTFWILKNSWGPQWGIGGYMYISARDNICGVATEPTYVVF; encoded by the exons ATGATGGCGAAGTACGTGTGGTTGTTACTTGGGCTGGTGGTAGTCACACAGGCGTTGAGTG TGAAAAAGGCGAAAGCTGTGAAAGGTGAGGAAGACCTGCAATGGCCGTCTCAGTACACCCTGCAGGCGAAGAGGATGTCGCTGACAGACAACGTTATTGAAGACTACACCATCTG GAGAACCTCCAAGCAATCGAGGATCGACTACAACAACGGTTACGTCAAATCTTTTGTGAAATCCAAGACCAAGGACTTCAGATACGGAGTCAAATTCGAG ATTCACCCAGAAGCAACCTTAGAACAAGATGTGGACAACGTGTGTAATGCTATGTCAGGAAGCAGGTACCGCCGCATGTCGCCTGAAACTATCCTGCCTGACGTGGATGGGTTCGAACCCGAAG TTGATGAGATCATGAATGACAAAGAGTGCACCAAGTTCGTGTATGACCATAAAGATGAGAACACTGACGTCAGGAGTACATTGTGGGCGACCTATGATGAGGCTGACGAAGCTTGGGTCCCTGTAAG ATACGAGGTTCTGGAATTCAACTCCTGGTTGGGATCTAAGGACAAACACGAAATCTGGGACTTCTACGACTACAGCAAGGACTTCTCTTTCCGCAGTGTCTTTGACACTGAAGACT ATGGCTGTTCTAGCCCAGAAGAACACACGCTGGACAGTGAGGGTGTCACCAAGAGACTGTTATTCCTTGACTCTGAAAACGGTGAACACGTTGACCATGCTTTTAAATC atTCATCGGAACTCATGACAGGAAATATGATGCTGATGAGCATGCCATGAGGAAGAACATCTTCAAAAAGAGTATGAG GCAAGTCATCCAACACAACCGTCAAAACAAGGGTTACAAGCTGGCCATCAACCAGTTTGCTGACAAGACTCCCGAAGAGATGACCAGGTACATGGGTCTGCTGAAACGTCCTGAAGGCAAATCTGGAAACGTACCCTTCCCATACACTGAAGAAAAACTGAACGAACTCTCTGAAGATGTACCCAAAGAGTACGACACGAGGCTTCTCGGTCTTGTCTCTCACGTCAAAA ACCAAGAAGACTGTGGTTCCTGCTGGACTTTCGGAACGACTGCTGCAGTTGAAGGTGCTTTGGCACGTATCAACGGTGGCAAGCTCATGGCACTCGCCAACCAAGCTCTTGTAGACTGTGTTTGGGC ATTCGGTGCCGCGGGCTGTGACGGCGGTACTGACAACGCGGCCTACGAGTGGATGATGGAGTACGGTCTGCCGACTGAAGCAGAATATGGTCCATACACTAACAAG GATGGAGAATGCAACATCATAAACATGACAAGAACTTTCCCGATCAAAGGATACGTGGATGTTACACCTTTGAGCGTTGGAGCTCTGAAG GTCGCTCTAGTCAACCACGGTCCTCTGTCCGTGTCAGTACACGTCACCGATACCTTCTCCAAATACTCTTCTGGAATATTCTACGATACTGAATG CAACCAGCTCCATCTGAACCACGAGGTGACGTTAGTCGGTTACGGCGAACGTGATGGTGATACCTTCTGGATCCTGAAGAACTCCTGGGGTCCTCAATGGGGTATCGGAGGCTACATGTACATCTCTGCCAGGGACAACATCTGTGGTGTTGCCACTGAACCTACCTACGTTGTCTTCTAA